A window of Phalacrocorax carbo chromosome 12, bPhaCar2.1, whole genome shotgun sequence genomic DNA:
ATGTGGCctccccctgcgctgctgggCCACGGGAGGtgcctgcacccagcacccatGTGAACACCAGGCCTGCCATGGCTATGGAGGGGGCAGTGGGGCCAGGGACAGCACCTGTCCCCAAGGGCAGGCGTTTCTGCCTCTCTACTAGGGACTGGTGGCTCTGCAGCAACCTAGAGCATGCCAGGGTGTTGTGACCACAGCCAGAGGCTCCAGGCAGGGAGGCCACAGGGTGCAGGGCTACAGAGACGCATGTGAGCTCTGTTCAGCTCAACCCCCCATCCCCAGAaggccccagccctggcacaaaACCCCAGACACCTGATGAGCGCCAACATTGctttatttggaaaatgaatCCATAGGCACTGGagagggggctggaggggtaCAGAACCGGCATGACAGGCAGGGCCGCAGGAAGCCGGAGAAAGGCACTTGTGGCAGCAGAAGCCCAGCCGGGCGTCTcaggcaacctgggccaggggctgcactggagcaggccAGGGCAGGCGGTGTCAGGGACCAGCCCTGACACAGGGTAGGGACAGCACGTCCTGCTCAGGGAAGGGGTAGATGgcccaggggctggcagggccccaAACACAAGGCAGGATCATCTGGGACAGCACCCTGCAATGGAAGCAGTGACCCAGTGCCAACCCTGGACCCCTCTGTGCCTAGGACAGAtcatgctgctgctcttcactCCAAAAAAGGCACCAGGGAGCCTGTAGCCGGCTGCTGGGGACACACATCCCACCGATCCGAGCCCATGCAGGGACTGGGGCAGACCCTCCCTTGCACTGGGCATGACAGAGAAAACCTGCCCCCAGGCAGGGCAAGGAGGGATCCTGGCAGGGCAGCCCCGGCGTGGTGCTCCTCCAAAAAGTCCCAGTCTCTGGCTGCCAATCACTCcagtcagccccacgcagcccccTCAGGGCTCAGTGGGCTGCAGAGGCTGATCCAGGGCCACCAGCATCCTCTTCTCCTGTTCCCTGAGACAGGCTGTGTCCCTGTGACGCCtggccccagctcccccagggctACAGCGGCAGCGGCAGCCCAGCATCGCCACGCTGCCGTGCTCACCCTTCCTCTCCGCCTCGCCACAGTCTCTGGCAGCGCAGGACCCTGAGATGGAGCCAGAGAGTCCCGAGACAAGACTTTTCTGGGACGATAATCCCAGCGCTGCagtgccaggcagggctgcacaTCAGTCTCCAGCGCCACCGGCAAGGCCGTGACTGTCCCTGCAAGAACAGCCGGGCCCCAGGGCAAGCTTGGTGGCTCTGGATGGCTCAGAGCCACAACCCTCGCTGCAGGAGGGCAGGACCCAGAACCCcgctcccttctcccccagggGCACCTGACCCCGTCCCCAGGCAGTACGAGCCCCAAGGCAGGAGGAATTTACCCCCAGCCCCGGGTCACAGGACCAGGCTCTGGCCCCACTCACACTTCCCCTTGCCCTGCAGCGATGAGAGCCTCACCGCCCTGCGTGGGCTCAGCCCCCAGGTGGGACAGGGTGTCCGGGGTGATGCTGGGTCAGGCTGTCTGGGACCTGggtgtccccacacccccagagcgtgagggagggagaggctgagCCCTATGGGGTTCCGGCAAGACGGCAGACATGTTCAGGAGGGGCCCGGGCTGGGGAAGCTGAGATCAGAGCCTCTGTTAGGAAAGTGCAGAGGCACCGTGCAGCTGTGAACGGCAGGAGGGGGCTGCCAGCAGCTTGGGGGGGTTATGCCCACCCAACCCCACTACACACCACTTTCCCCTGCTCAGCTCCCCCAGGCCAATTCTCCTCCACCCCAGGGACAGGTCAGCACCCACCTGAGCACGCAGAACCTGCAAGGCCAGGGGCAGGGTTGTTGGGATttctggggggggtcccagaaATTGGGGTCCCTCTTAGGGACTCTCCGATTGTGTCCTTCCATTTGCAATAGGCTACATCTGTCCAGGGGTGGGCGAAGGGCCTGCGTAGCGGCTGGGTGTCCACGCTGTCATGGTGGGATGCAGGGGAAGCCATActtctgtctgtccatccatctGCGCAGGAGTCTCCAGAGGAAGCGTGGTGCAGTCAGCCAGGAGGGGATGGGGTGGCAGGGTCGCTTTGTCCCGAAAGCGGGGCTGCACTCTGTCCATGGGTGAGGAGAAGGGGAGCTGAGTGTCGCAGGGTCTCAGATGATGTCGCGCTGGTCCCGGCAGCGCCGTGACAGGCAGTAGAGCCCAGAGAAGAGGTACAGGCAGGCAGCGATGCCCCCGCAGACAGAGGCACCCAGGTAGGCGCTGTAGAGGCAGTGCTGGCTGTAACCCGGCAGGTTACAGTAGCTCTTCTGCCCAGCCTTGTAGCCCATAATGCCGGTGGCAGCGGCGTAGAGCCCCACGCCCAGTGCCAGGTCGTGGATCAGGTTGGTGAGGAGCCAGCGGGAGCCCAGCCAGGGCACCAGCGCCCAGCGTCCCAGCAGGCTCAGCCCAAAGAGAGCCAGGGTGAGGAGCCAGACCAGGACGGCAGCGAAGAGGGCGAAGTGGGCCGCTCCCTCGTACTTGTGAGCCGCCACCGTCACCCAGAAGGCAGCGCCCAGCGCCAGCTGCCCGAGGCGCAGCAGGCCCAGCGGGCTCCGCAGGTAGGCGTGGTGGAGGCTGAGGGAACCGCGGGCCGGTGgtcccgggggcggcgggggcgctgCCGGTGGAACCGTGTGGGCCATGGCGGGGGCCCCTGCCTGACGCCGGCGCGGTTCGGGCGGGACTCAGGGCCCCGGCAGACACCTCCTCTCGCAACCGCTGCCAAACATCTGGCGCACGACGGTCCTCCCCGCGCGGggcctctctcctctcctcctcgcCCCGCCCCCGCACCCTACCGGACACCCGCGGATGCCCatccgccgtggggcggcggccgccgccgccctacccgcccgccgccgcggtACCGGTGCCGCGGTACCGGCACCgacggcggggcgggagcgcaGCGGGACACCCCGCACGACGCCCGCCAGGGCTGCCCTCGACGTCACCCGGGATTCCCCCCCTCGGTGTGACGCGGCCCTGGGGCTCCGCCCCTCGACTATGGCGTCACTCGCGCCACGTGTCGTCCCACCACCCTCTCTGAGAGGCGGTGCGGCCGCGCCCCTCGGCGCCGATTGGTCCCAGTGGCGGAAGGCGGAAGGGGAttggcggcggggcgcggggcgtGGCGTGGCGGGTGAGTGAATGAACGACCCCGGTGTGGCTGCGGCGCAGAGCGACCCCGGGAGGGGAGCGGACcccgggcggccccgccccggccgccaCCGCCGGGTGCCGGCGAGGGACCGACCGACGGAAAGGCGGTTTCTCGACCAGGACCAGCGCCCCGGACACTAGTGGGACGGGACCGGAGTGCTCCAGCCGACCCTTCCTCACCGGGCATCTGCGCCGCAATCCGGCGGGCGGGGGAAGCCGGGCCGCGATCTGGAGCAGAGCCTGACACCATCTTTCTGGTGCCCCGCAGCGACCGGGGCCATGGGCACACCAGCCTCGGTGGTGAGCGGCCCTCGGGTGCGGGTGGCACCTGCGACCCGCCACCGCAAACGGGGATCAGCCAACATCTTCCAGGACGTGGGGTTACCGGAGCTGCGGCGCCTGTTCCGGAGCGGCAGGGCCCAACAGCCCGAGGAGCGCGCCCTCCTCGTCTGGCGATACGCAGGGCAGCGGCGCATGGCACGGGCCTTGCGGCGGCTCCGGCACAGTGGTGGGGTGGCGGGGCTGCGGCGCTCTGGCCACCTGCGGTAGGTGCTGGcatgggggggagggaagcggGGAAGCATGGCCGGGCCGCACCTCTAACACCCACCTCTTCCCCACAGGGTGACGGAGGAGCCAGAGGGCAGCCGCAGGCCCGAGGCACCCTTGGGGTCAGTGTAGCAGCACTGAGCAGCTGGGCCgtggaggagcagggctggagagCAGGCACGAGGACAGCCAGGCTCTCCAAGGACACTAAGCATGCTGGAGAGGGTGCAACAGTTAATAAAAAGAGAACAGTGGTGGCTGCGTGAGGCTGTGGCTGCATCCCGCCAATGCCTGGCCTTCCCCCCAGGCGCAGAGCCTCGGTCTGGGCTGTTGTACCAGACCCAGTGCAAAGGGAACTACCTTGACCCACTCTAGGGGGCTGCACAGACACAGAGGCggctggctgaagggcagctctGTTATTCAGACAGTTGCATGGTTTAAATACATTACATACATTTCTACAGTGCGTTATAACAATATATTTTGGGGCAGTTGGAGATGCAGCTGGGCCTGGCCAAGGAGCTGGGGTCTCACCGCTGCCCACCCTGTACTTGCACAGCCAGCGCTGAGCCCCCTCCCTGCATGGGAGATAAGGGAGCCGCTCTCCACTCCTAGGCCCAAGCAGTAGAGCCCCAACCCCTATtcatttccccccacccctcccccaaaGATGGGGTAACAGGACAGTGAGACCCAACACCGGcttcccccagcagcaggagaagctgcagcTCAAGGCAAGCGGATGCAGGTGGCAGCCCTGGTACTGTTTTATACAACACAAGCTCAGCAGCttctggggagaggggggctcACTGCCTCACCCACCCCCAGCAGGCCAGTGAGATTGTCAGCACCAGGGCAACCAGGAGCCCATGCTGGCCCCCCGCTGTGCTCCCCCATCACACCTCCCACCCATGCAGTAGAAGAGCCCCCCTGGCCCTTCCCcggcagccccctgcccctcGGGGGTCCCTA
This region includes:
- the AVPI1 gene encoding arginine vasopressin-induced protein 1; this translates as MGTPASVVSGPRVRVAPATRHRKRGSANIFQDVGLPELRRLFRSGRAQQPEERALLVWRYAGQRRMARALRRLRHSGGVAGLRRSGHLRVTEEPEGSRRPEAPLGSV
- the MARVELD1 gene encoding MARVEL domain-containing protein 1; protein product: MAHTVPPAAPPPPPGPPARGSLSLHHAYLRSPLGLLRLGQLALGAAFWVTVAAHKYEGAAHFALFAAVLVWLLTLALFGLSLLGRWALVPWLGSRWLLTNLIHDLALGVGLYAAATGIMGYKAGQKSYCNLPGYSQHCLYSAYLGASVCGGIAACLYLFSGLYCLSRRCRDQRDII